DNA sequence from the Pedobacter schmidteae genome:
CAGGATACCATTATTTGCCTACTACATCATCAGCGGTTATGTTTACGTCACCTACAAAAACAAGGAAGGCCAGCTAAGGGTAAAGTACTTTTATGCGGCGGACAGTATTGTCGCCTTTATTTGTTTTTTGGATAGGCTGCCTTCACATTACCATATTTACGCAGGACACCATACCAAACTGGCGGTTATCAGCAGGGCAAGCGTGGGGCTGCTGTTTGAGGAGTGGGAACATATGCGAAGTTTTGCTTATACGGTACTGATAGAGGATGACAGATTTAGAGGCGAAATATATGATGACCTGATGGAGCTGGACCCGGTACCACGTGTAGTGGAATTTTACCGCTTAAACCCCTGCCTGCTGCCCGCAGTTGAGGCCAGACTTGATAAGTGGATAGCGAGGTTTTTGAAATTGAAACTGAGATACCTGGTAAAGATAAGACAGGGATTAGGGCAATAACAAAAATTTGCGAATAAAACGCAGTACCTGGTACTGCGTTTTTCGTTTTATGCCGGTTTATTTTTGAGTTATAAACCAAATGCCATATGGACAGACTTTTAATCAGGATTTATTTGAAGCAGCGCGGTCATGGCGTGTTGCTGTTAAAAACCAACCGGTATACCCTGCGCATAAACCATATTGAAAAACCTGATCAGCTGAAAATAAAACTGAAAGAACTGGCAGATGATATGGCCGGGATGGCAAATATGCAGGGGTGTATACCGATGGATGGTAAAACTGCATTGGCCGGCGTGATCCTATATAAATTGAGAACAGGTGAAGTAACCCTGCGCCTGATGGGACAGGAGTTTTGCTGGAAAGGCACATTGATTGAATTTAAGCGCACAACGCGGTTATTATAAAATAAAGAACATGATAAAGCAGAAATTTATAAACTACCTGGATAGGAGGCGTTCGTTAAGTCCGGTACTAAAGGTTGCGTTAGAAAAAGACGAAAGCTTGCGGCGGCAGGTGCTAAAAAAAGGAACCAGCCTGTTGCTGCCCAAAATGGAAGTTGCGGAAATGCATTACCTGGCCAGCGGTATGTGCAAAGCTTTTTGGCTGGATGAAAACAATGAGGAACAAATTTATCAGATATGGGTGGAAGACAGTATGGTAAACCTATGGGAGCCTTTTTTTGCAGAGGAACGCAATACTTTGGTTTATCTGGTATTAATGGAGGACAGCGAATTGCTAACGATAAGCAAGGCACAGCTGGATATGATCTGTTTGCTGCATACTGAAATGCTGGAGGTGTTGCACCGGGAGCGTGCTGAGCAAAGCGAAAACCGTAACCTACAGGTGCAGATACTGATGAGAAAAGAGGGTGACCGATATGAGTTGTTTGAAGAACAGTTTCCCTGGTTGAAGCAGCGCCTGACAGAAAAAGACCTCTGCTCGTTTTTAGCGATCGGGAAAACTACGCTGTTTACCAGCAGGCGTTTGCAGCTGTATAAAAGGCACAGAAAGCAATGAAAAGGTTCAGATTTGAACCTTTTTTTGTTCCAAATGGAACTTTATTATGTTCGAAAACGCGTCTTTTTGAGGCGTTAAGCCGCTGTACCTTAGTGTTGTTAAAATTGAAAATATGAAGAATAAAAATGTAGTGGCGTTGATTTGCTGTTTGTTTATCCTACTGTTTATGTATGCAGCGGCAAGCAAGCTAATGGAGTTTGACAAGTTTAAAATCCAAATTGGGCAGTCGCCATTGTTGACGGATTATGCAGCTATACTGGTTTGGCTGGTGCCAGTTGTAGAAATTGTAATTGTAGGTTTGCTGGCTTTTGAACGCACGAAGTTGGCCGGGCTTTGGGCCTCGTTTGTATTGATGGTAGGGTTTAGCGTCTACATCTATCTGATTATGAATTTTGCAGATCATATCCCTTGCTCGTGCGGGGGAATTTTAGAGAAAATGAGCTGGGGACAGCATTTGGTTTTTAACCTGGTGTTTGTTGGGGTGGCAGTTATGGCTCTCGTCATGTATAGGAAAGCGAAGCAGCCGGAAATCTAAAAATATTCATATGGCCATTTGGATCGGGGGAACGCTGAAAACCCGATGTAAAAGAGTAAGCACGAAATTTAATTTTAAAATCTTAAAACGATGAAAAATCTATTAAGTAAATTGAACAAAACCAGTGTTTTTGCCTTTGTATTGGGCTTATTGTTAATTGGAACCCAAAGCGCTTTTAAAGCGGTATCTAAATTAGATCCGCCTGCTGACGGCTGGTATGAAATAACCATTACTGATTTGATGGACCCTGAGAATCCGGAAGAACAAGCGATTACCAGTACATCGCCTCAAACTGCGCCAGATCTTGAAAACGAAGAAGCCTGCGCCCAAACTGGAAATTCAGGAAACAAATGTTTTGTATTCCTTGAATTTGATGAAGAAGCAGAAGAGATTCCTGCCACTGTTGACGATGTGGATGGCGATTTGGTAACCATTACTGCTACAGCAAGGCAACCGCTTTAATTGGTAAGCCATTTTTAATTTTTATAGAGCATAAGTGTAGTTATAAAAACGAGCAGCTGGATGGCTGCTCGTTTTTGTTGTCGCATTGGTAATGAACTTGTAAGCAAAGGCTATTGTTTTTCCATTTTCTGTCGGTTAGGCGTACGGTTCATAAAGCCGACTGCTTCTCCTTTGAGCGCTTTACGAATGTTTTCGGCGGTTAAATATTTTTTTAGTGGTGCGCCCAATAATTTTCCGTCTTTAATCCAGATGCAACCCCATATAAAAGAATAGTCTTTCATCATGTGTGTGCCTATCGTTGTATCGCCAACTACGCAAGGCCATTTGTAGCCTTTTTTCTTCATAAAGGGATCGGCCCTTTCAATTCTGTCGTGCATAAGCACAGGAATAACCACTATTTCATCTTTAAAGACCCTATTCAGGGAATCAAGTAATGCCAGACTCTCTATGCAGGGGTGACAATTTGTTGCCCAAAGATCTAAAATGATCAACTTGTTTCCATAATCGCTTAGTTTTATATGGCTGTGCATAGTTGGGCTGTTCACAATGGGCAGGGCTTTGTTCCAGATTTGTTCTGGTACTTTTTCACCTATGGCAATAGGTTTCAATTCACAATTGTTGTAAGCTATGTTGGTTTGTGCTTTAGTACTAAAGAAAAGTGCAGTAATGATAATTAGTGTTGCTAGAATTTTCATGATTATTTTTTTTATGTTTCCAATTGAGATCCCGGATCGGTGTACGGGATGACGTTAGCGTAGGTTTTGGGTTAAGTTGCTTAATGTAATTTCTTTATCGGGTATAGGCCAGGTATAGTGGTTGTCGTTTGGTGGCAGGTTATAAGTAATACCGCTGACGGTGCGGGTTAAGGTTATGGCAAACTCTGACTCCTTGTTAAGCCTGCGGAGATCTTCCCAGCGGGTACCACGGAAGGGCAATTCTTTGCGGCGTTCTGTGATGATCAGTCTTAATATTTCATTTGTGTTAGTTTCGGTTATATCTGTGTAACCAGCTTTTTGATACCTGTTTTTTCTTAAGGTATTTAAATCCTGTAGGGCTTTTTCAGCTTGTTTTGTGCGTGCATAACACTCTGCCCTGATCAGGTAAATCTCATCTGTAGCGATCCCGGTAAAAAATCCGCCACTGGCCCGATAAGAGCCTTTAAATATTACCCGCCCATCGGTATTGTTAAAGAAATAAGCCTGCTTGCGGAGATCGTTGGTCGCATAGCTATTCAATAAAGCGGGTAATACATTAATACGGGTGGTTCCGGTAACAGGATTGTTTTGTGGACCTGTTACAAATACAACTTCTACATTGGTGTTAAAATCTGTAAAGGGATAGCGTGGCGTAAGATCAACTGTATTGAAATCCAGCAAGGCTGGTTTTAGGGACAGATAAGCATTGGCGTATTCGAGGGCTTTGTTGTAGTCATCCATTTGCAAAAAGGTTTTGGCCAGCATGGCATAAGCTGCGGGTTTTCCTGGCCGGAATTTTACTACGGCATTTTCCGGTAGCAGTCCTGCAGCCTGCTCCAAATCGTTGATGATCTGGTTATAGGTTTGCTGTAAGGTGCCTCGACCTATGGTTAGGTTAATGTCTTCTTCCAGCCTTAACGGAATGCCCGGCTCATTCTCTGCGTTTGCCGTAAAGGGTTTACAAAATGTTTGGGCCAGCTGGTAAAAGTTGATGGCGCGATGGAAGAGTGCGCAACCTTTAAGGTTACTCAGTGCCTGCAGATCTGTATTGTCTTTTAATTTTTCGGCACCAGCTAAAGCTGTGTTGGCATAAAGGATATGCCAGTAGCTATAATTCCAGTCGTCCACCTCGATGTTTGGATAAGGATCCTTGTCCCATCTGTAGACAGTTTTGTTCCAGGGCTGAGGCAAGGCATTATAAATGGCATCACTTAACACATATTCATCCGATCCTATAATTCCCAGGGTATGGGCAGAAGGGGTATTCATAACAGCTGTATTGTCTATTAAGCCCTGGTAGTCTTTTAGGGTTGTAGGAATAACCAAACTTTTGTCTTGTTTCAGTTCAAGGAACTCTTCCTTGCAGGCTGTCAGGAAGCAAAGGCCAATTGCGAGATAGATTAGATATTTTGTTTTCATTTTCTTAATTTTTTAGTTAAAATCCGAGTGCTAAGCCAAGTGCATAACTTGTGGGGCTTGGATAAGCCGCTGTGGGCATATCAGGGTCTATACCTTGTTTGTTGGCACGCCAAATGATGCCCAGATCGCGGGCGTAAGCATATAGCCTAATGTTTTGCAAACCGTATTTTTTTAAGCTTTGCTGGTTTAGTGTATAGCTGAAGCTGATATCTTGCAAGTGGATGTGATCGCCTTTGCTTACCAACGCTGCAGAACGGTTATAGTACTGACTTAGGTAGGTATCGGCAGGACCTGCGGCCGGTACATCAGTAAAGCGTTCATCGCCGGGTTGCTTCCAGCGTTTAAAGTAATCCTGATGGTAATTTGCAGGATCCTGATATTCCTGCCCAGGATAAAAGGATTCCCTTTTAAAGATATAACCAGCTTTAAAGGTAATGACAGCGCCAAGCTGCAGGTTTTTGTAATTGAAGGCATTGCGCAGGGAGCCAAAATAAGGAGGCACGGTTAAACCGGTAAGCAATTGGGCTGGCTTAAAACTATCTATATATGCCCGGTAATTTTCTGTTGTTTGTGGTTCCTGGCCTGGTATAAGTGGCTTACCTGTTTGCGGGTTTAGACCAGCCCAAGGCATCCAGTAGTTCACATCTCGCGATTTGCCAATTTGTAATGGCGCAGTATTGCTGGTAAAGTAAAAACTTGCTGGTAGGGCAGTATTTTCGTTGTAGTTGGTGATGATATTTTTTACATAACTGAATAGCATACTGCTTTCCCATTTAAAAGCTCCGGTTAAGTTTTGGGTAGTAAATTGTACATCTACACCATTGGTACGCATATTGGCGTAATTGATTTGATTGGTGATGAGCAGGCTAATACCTGGAATGATGCCACTTGACGGTGCCATGATTTTTTCGCCAATCAAGTCGCTGGCTTTTTTAACGTAATACTCTATACTGCCTTTGACACGGTTGTTTTTGCTGCCTGCATCAAGGGCCAGGTTTAAGGTTTTAACCAGTTCCCAGCGTAGGCCAGGGTTACCGGCGCTGCGGATGGTGGTGGCTGGCAGGCCGGTTTGCGGATCGGTAGTATAGCTGATAACAGGGTAGGTAGTTATACTTTTGTTGACGTTGCCTGCACTGCCGTAGGTTGCCCTGAG
Encoded proteins:
- a CDS encoding redoxin domain-containing protein, translating into MKILATLIIITALFFSTKAQTNIAYNNCELKPIAIGEKVPEQIWNKALPIVNSPTMHSHIKLSDYGNKLIILDLWATNCHPCIESLALLDSLNRVFKDEIVVIPVLMHDRIERADPFMKKKGYKWPCVVGDTTIGTHMMKDYSFIWGCIWIKDGKLLGAPLKKYLTAENIRKALKGEAVGFMNRTPNRQKMEKQ
- a CDS encoding RagB/SusD family nutrient uptake outer membrane protein, with amino-acid sequence MKTKYLIYLAIGLCFLTACKEEFLELKQDKSLVIPTTLKDYQGLIDNTAVMNTPSAHTLGIIGSDEYVLSDAIYNALPQPWNKTVYRWDKDPYPNIEVDDWNYSYWHILYANTALAGAEKLKDNTDLQALSNLKGCALFHRAINFYQLAQTFCKPFTANAENEPGIPLRLEEDINLTIGRGTLQQTYNQIINDLEQAAGLLPENAVVKFRPGKPAAYAMLAKTFLQMDDYNKALEYANAYLSLKPALLDFNTVDLTPRYPFTDFNTNVEVVFVTGPQNNPVTGTTRINVLPALLNSYATNDLRKQAYFFNNTDGRVIFKGSYRASGGFFTGIATDEIYLIRAECYARTKQAEKALQDLNTLRKNRYQKAGYTDITETNTNEILRLIITERRKELPFRGTRWEDLRRLNKESEFAITLTRTVSGITYNLPPNDNHYTWPIPDKEITLSNLTQNLR
- a CDS encoding MauE/DoxX family redox-associated membrane protein; the protein is MKNKNVVALICCLFILLFMYAAASKLMEFDKFKIQIGQSPLLTDYAAILVWLVPVVEIVIVGLLAFERTKLAGLWASFVLMVGFSVYIYLIMNFADHIPCSCGGILEKMSWGQHLVFNLVFVGVAVMALVMYRKAKQPEI
- a CDS encoding Crp/Fnr family transcriptional regulator, yielding MIKQKFINYLDRRRSLSPVLKVALEKDESLRRQVLKKGTSLLLPKMEVAEMHYLASGMCKAFWLDENNEEQIYQIWVEDSMVNLWEPFFAEERNTLVYLVLMEDSELLTISKAQLDMICLLHTEMLEVLHRERAEQSENRNLQVQILMRKEGDRYELFEEQFPWLKQRLTEKDLCSFLAIGKTTLFTSRRLQLYKRHRKQ